The proteins below are encoded in one region of Aequorivita iocasae:
- the gldJ gene encoding gliding motility lipoprotein GldJ — protein sequence MLRKNLALKLFITVIAASLLVGCNKTRDYKNSSRATGWKMNAKEGGFQYDPKYKEQQTGPGLVFVEGGTFTMGRVQDDPMHDWNNSPNQQHVQSFYMDETEVTNLMYLEYLDWLKKVFPPTDENYRKIYEGAVPDTLVWRNRLGFNEVMTNNYLRHPAYAEYPVVGVSWIQAVEFSNWRTDRVNEMVLETEGITARNARYDVEPGETFSTETYLNAPTLTYGGNDSITRGGKKSESIAKRSTDSTNLYVGRQDGLLMPSYRLPTEAEWEYAALGLVGLRNYNVYRGKKKYPWEGQYTRSGKRRSRGDQLANFKQGDGDYGGIAGWSDDGADITAQVKSYEPNDFGLYDMAGNVAEWVADVYRPIVDDEFNDFNYYRGNVYTKNAIGEDGKVKVVTMDSIIYDTLSNGKIIARNLPGEILQVPVDENETYLRTNFSESDNRDYRDGDKRSSRYYQSFADDESESGDGANRMYNSPIQKVYADSTGTLDRQYDKSSNRTTLVDNEVRVYKGGSWRDRDYWLDPAQRRYFPQDMATDYIGFRCAMSRVGSKSKKGKRPRN from the coding sequence ATGTTAAGAAAAAACCTAGCATTAAAGCTATTTATTACTGTTATAGCGGCCTCTCTACTTGTAGGTTGCAACAAAACTAGGGACTATAAAAACAGTTCCAGAGCCACAGGATGGAAGATGAATGCCAAAGAAGGTGGCTTTCAGTATGACCCAAAATACAAAGAACAACAAACTGGCCCAGGGCTAGTATTTGTTGAAGGGGGTACTTTTACCATGGGAAGAGTTCAAGACGACCCAATGCACGATTGGAACAATTCTCCAAACCAACAACACGTCCAGTCCTTTTATATGGATGAAACCGAAGTAACCAACTTAATGTATCTTGAATATTTAGATTGGTTAAAGAAAGTTTTCCCTCCAACGGATGAAAATTACCGAAAAATATATGAAGGCGCTGTCCCAGACACCCTTGTTTGGAGAAACCGTTTAGGCTTCAATGAGGTTATGACAAACAACTACCTACGCCATCCTGCATATGCAGAATACCCAGTAGTTGGGGTTAGCTGGATACAAGCAGTAGAATTCAGCAATTGGAGAACAGACAGAGTAAACGAAATGGTTTTGGAAACCGAGGGGATTACAGCCCGTAACGCTCGTTATGATGTAGAACCTGGAGAAACATTCAGTACAGAAACCTATTTAAATGCTCCTACCTTAACCTATGGCGGTAACGACTCTATCACACGAGGCGGAAAAAAATCTGAATCAATTGCAAAGAGAAGCACGGACAGTACAAATTTATATGTGGGACGCCAAGATGGACTATTAATGCCATCATACCGCTTACCTACAGAGGCAGAGTGGGAATATGCAGCTCTTGGCTTGGTGGGTCTTCGTAACTATAATGTTTATAGAGGAAAGAAAAAATATCCTTGGGAGGGTCAATATACCCGTTCCGGAAAAAGAAGGTCCCGAGGTGACCAATTGGCAAACTTTAAGCAAGGTGATGGTGATTATGGAGGAATAGCGGGATGGAGTGATGACGGTGCCGATATTACCGCACAAGTAAAATCATACGAGCCAAACGATTTCGGTCTATATGATATGGCCGGAAACGTTGCAGAGTGGGTAGCCGATGTTTATCGTCCAATTGTAGATGATGAGTTTAACGATTTTAATTATTACCGTGGAAACGTTTACACCAAAAACGCTATTGGCGAAGACGGAAAAGTGAAAGTAGTTACTATGGACTCTATAATTTATGATACCCTAAGCAATGGAAAAATCATAGCCCGCAACTTGCCTGGAGAAATTCTACAAGTGCCAGTTGACGAAAACGAAACCTATTTAAGAACAAACTTTTCCGAAAGCGATAACCGTGATTATAGAGATGGCGACAAACGCTCTTCCCGTTACTATCAATCATTCGCTGACGATGAAAGCGAAAGTGGTGATGGCGCAAACCGTATGTACAATTCACCAATACAAAAAGTATATGCAGATAGCACCGGTACATTAGATCGTCAATATGACAAATCTTCAAACAGAACAACTTTGGTGGATAATGAAGTTCGTGTTTACAAAGGAGGTTCTTGGAGAGATCGCGATTACTGGCTAGACCCAGCGCAGAGACGTTATTTCCCACAAGATATGGCAACTGACTATATCGGGTTTAGGTGCGCTATGAGTCGTGTGGGTTCAAAATCCAAAAAAGGAAAGCGCCCGAGAAACTAA
- a CDS encoding UDP-N-acetylmuramoyl-tripeptide--D-alanyl-D-alanine ligase encodes MNIPSLHHYFLQSNGISTDTRKIFKGCLFFALKGENFNGNLFAQEALDKGALKVVVDEAAFHKSNGETILVENVLLALQQLASFHKNYLGLPIISLTGSNGKTTSKELINAVLSQKYNTVATEGNLNNHIGVPLTLLKMNKQTEIGIVEMGANHLGEIKLLSEIAQPEYGYITNFGKAHLEGFGSLEGVVQGKTELYQYLKKHNKKVFVNANDPKQMANSEDIDRITFGTEDSDFNIELLDSSHHLLVSFSGTKIQSNLVGAYNFANLSAAIAIGAYFKVSVEKIKAGIEAYVPANNRSQLITQGSNSILMDAYNANPTSMLAALENFKQTKGENKILFLGDMFELGKDAEKEHQNIVDFLLENPFGKVYLVGSNFFKTSNIASHIKAFETFEDLKKELVTENHKHATILIKGSRGMALERILDVIQVYWK; translated from the coding sequence ATGAATATACCATCTCTTCATCACTATTTTTTGCAAAGTAACGGCATAAGCACAGATACACGCAAAATCTTCAAGGGCTGCCTTTTTTTTGCCCTAAAAGGCGAAAATTTCAACGGAAATCTTTTTGCCCAAGAAGCGCTGGACAAGGGTGCACTTAAAGTTGTAGTTGATGAAGCTGCTTTTCACAAATCAAATGGTGAAACTATTTTAGTGGAAAATGTACTTTTGGCACTACAACAACTAGCGAGTTTTCATAAAAATTATTTAGGACTCCCTATTATCTCACTTACGGGAAGTAACGGAAAAACTACTTCCAAAGAACTTATTAATGCAGTACTTTCCCAAAAGTATAATACCGTTGCAACCGAGGGTAATCTAAATAACCATATAGGCGTTCCCTTAACGCTTCTTAAAATGAATAAACAAACCGAAATAGGTATTGTTGAAATGGGCGCCAACCATTTGGGTGAAATAAAATTGCTGAGTGAAATTGCACAGCCAGAGTACGGTTACATTACCAACTTCGGGAAAGCACATTTGGAAGGATTTGGAAGTCTTGAAGGAGTAGTTCAGGGAAAAACCGAACTTTATCAATATTTGAAAAAACACAATAAAAAAGTTTTTGTCAATGCCAATGACCCTAAGCAAATGGCCAATTCAGAAGATATTGACAGAATAACTTTTGGCACTGAGGACAGTGATTTTAACATTGAACTATTGGACAGTTCACACCACCTTTTAGTATCATTCAGCGGCACAAAAATCCAAAGTAATTTAGTGGGAGCGTATAATTTTGCAAACCTTTCCGCAGCTATCGCAATAGGAGCTTATTTTAAAGTTTCAGTTGAAAAAATAAAAGCTGGCATTGAAGCATATGTGCCCGCCAATAATCGCTCACAATTAATAACTCAGGGTTCTAACAGCATTTTAATGGATGCCTATAACGCTAATCCAACAAGCATGCTTGCTGCATTGGAGAATTTTAAACAGACCAAGGGCGAGAACAAGATATTGTTTCTGGGAGATATGTTTGAATTGGGAAAGGATGCCGAAAAAGAACACCAAAACATCGTTGATTTTTTACTAGAAAATCCTTTTGGAAAAGTTTATTTGGTAGGAAGCAATTTCTTTAAAACATCAAACATTGCTTCACATATAAAGGCCTTTGAAACTTTTGAAGATTTAAAAAAAGAACTAGTAACTGAAAACCACAAGCATGCTACAATCTTAATAAAAGGCTCCCGTGGAATGGCTTTGGAAAGGATTTTGGATGTTATTCAAGTTTATTGGAAATAG
- a CDS encoding phage tail protein, whose translation MAVETQDGNWPSPKFYFAVRFGSPPREASFQEVSGLDVEEQAIEYSHGDRKQFSTMNMPGINKMGNITLKKGIFVNDNNFWNWYDAIKMNTIKRETITTQLLDETGSPAMTWILNNAWPTKMTTTNMKAEANEVAIETLELSHEGLTVKDG comes from the coding sequence ATGGCAGTAGAAACGCAAGACGGTAACTGGCCTTCCCCTAAATTTTACTTTGCGGTACGGTTTGGTTCGCCTCCCCGAGAAGCTTCATTTCAAGAGGTTTCAGGTTTGGATGTTGAAGAACAAGCAATAGAATATAGCCATGGCGATAGGAAGCAATTCTCTACGATGAATATGCCAGGTATTAATAAAATGGGAAACATAACACTAAAGAAAGGAATCTTTGTAAACGACAATAATTTCTGGAATTGGTATGACGCCATAAAAATGAATACCATAAAAAGGGAAACTATTACTACTCAACTTTTGGATGAAACTGGAAGCCCGGCAATGACTTGGATTTTAAACAATGCTTGGCCCACCAAAATGACAACAACTAATATGAAAGCGGAGGCAAATGAAGTTGCTATAGAAACTTTAGAACTTAGCCATGAAGGTTTAACTGTTAAAGATGGATAA
- a CDS encoding YitT family protein — MNPFFKNIIVNVVKNRQKHKKPSQISEPFEKRVKNLEIEVIHEVWDFFYLILGVISASFGLRGFLMPNNFIDGGVTGISLMVNELAGISFPLLLVCFNLPFLALAFFSVGRRFAIKSVLGIILLATAVALIPYPLITDDKILVAAFGGFFLGLGIGLAIRGGAIIDGTEVLAIFISRKTSLTVGNVIMIFNVIIFITAAYFLSTEIALYAILTYFAASKTVDFVIDGIEEFMGITIISEKNEEIRLAIIEKMGRGCTIFKAENGFAKEGEMRQPVDVVYTVITRLEMSKLKTEVDKIDSQAFMIMTSVKDARGGMIKKKPIKKFDK; from the coding sequence TTGAACCCATTCTTTAAAAATATTATAGTAAACGTCGTAAAAAACCGTCAAAAGCATAAGAAACCTTCACAGATTTCCGAGCCTTTTGAAAAGAGGGTAAAAAATCTGGAGATAGAAGTAATTCACGAAGTCTGGGATTTTTTCTATTTGATTTTGGGAGTTATTTCGGCTTCTTTTGGTTTACGGGGTTTTTTGATGCCAAATAATTTTATCGATGGTGGGGTTACAGGTATTTCACTGATGGTAAATGAACTGGCGGGTATTTCATTTCCATTGTTGTTAGTGTGCTTTAACCTTCCTTTTTTGGCGTTGGCTTTTTTTTCGGTAGGCAGAAGATTTGCAATAAAAAGTGTACTGGGCATTATACTTTTGGCAACTGCGGTTGCGCTGATACCCTATCCCTTGATTACCGATGATAAAATTCTAGTGGCGGCCTTTGGTGGTTTTTTTCTTGGACTGGGTATTGGTCTAGCCATTCGCGGAGGTGCGATAATTGATGGTACCGAGGTGTTGGCAATATTTATAAGTCGAAAGACAAGTCTTACGGTGGGAAATGTAATTATGATCTTCAACGTAATCATTTTTATAACCGCCGCCTATTTTCTTTCCACGGAAATCGCATTGTATGCTATCCTTACTTATTTCGCTGCTTCAAAAACGGTTGACTTTGTAATTGACGGGATTGAAGAGTTTATGGGGATCACAATTATTTCAGAGAAGAATGAGGAAATACGCCTGGCCATTATTGAAAAAATGGGTAGGGGCTGTACTATTTTTAAAGCCGAAAACGGATTTGCGAAAGAAGGTGAGATGCGACAACCTGTTGATGTAGTATATACCGTAATTACAAGATTGGAAATGAGTAAGTTGAAGACAGAAGTAGATAAAATTGATTCACAGGCATTTATGATTATGACTTCGGTGAAGGACGCAAGAGGCGGAATGATTAAAAAGAAACCCATCAAAAAATTCGACAAATAA
- a CDS encoding bifunctional folylpolyglutamate synthase/dihydrofolate synthase: MNYSETIAWLFAQLPMYQRVGQSAYKADLAATIKLANYLHNPEYSFKSVHVAGTNGKGSTSHMLASVFQEAGYKTGLYTSPHLKDFRERIKINGEMIPEQYVSSFVEEHKPFFESNQLSFFEMTVGLAFDYFRNEKVDVAIIEVGMGGRLDSTNIITPEISVITNIGLDHTQFLGDTLEKVAFEKAGIIKNRVPVIIGETLPETKPVFEKIASERDAPIFFAETCDISKHTSDLKGFYQQRNLKTVLATLKVLQKSGWNISEENIQEGLNHTVKNTGLMGRWQVLHENPKVVCDTGHNKEGLQIVMEQLAKEDFQNLHIVIGVVSDKDLDSVLPLFPKSAIYYFCKPNIPRGLDASLLLTKARGYGLVGEEYISVSKAYGAALNTASAKDLIFVGGSTFVVAEVL; the protein is encoded by the coding sequence ATCAACTATTCAGAAACCATCGCGTGGCTTTTCGCCCAGCTGCCCATGTACCAGCGGGTGGGGCAGTCTGCCTATAAAGCAGATTTGGCCGCTACCATAAAGCTTGCCAATTATCTCCACAATCCCGAATACAGCTTCAAGAGTGTACACGTAGCCGGTACTAATGGTAAGGGCAGTACGAGCCATATGCTGGCTTCGGTATTCCAGGAAGCGGGATATAAAACAGGACTTTACACCTCGCCACATTTAAAGGATTTCAGGGAGCGGATAAAGATTAATGGCGAAATGATTCCGGAACAATACGTTTCAAGTTTTGTAGAAGAACACAAACCTTTTTTTGAAAGCAATCAACTTTCCTTTTTTGAAATGACCGTGGGTCTGGCGTTTGATTATTTCCGAAATGAAAAAGTGGATGTGGCAATTATTGAAGTAGGGATGGGCGGTAGGCTGGACAGCACCAATATTATCACGCCCGAAATTTCGGTGATTACCAATATAGGTTTGGACCACACTCAGTTTTTAGGAGATACCTTGGAAAAAGTTGCATTTGAAAAGGCTGGGATAATTAAAAATCGAGTGCCTGTTATTATTGGAGAAACATTGCCTGAAACAAAACCTGTCTTTGAAAAAATTGCTTCCGAAAGAGATGCGCCAATCTTTTTTGCTGAAACTTGTGATATTTCAAAACATACGTCTGATTTAAAAGGCTTTTATCAACAAAGAAACCTAAAAACTGTTTTGGCAACATTGAAGGTCTTGCAGAAAAGCGGGTGGAATATTTCAGAAGAAAACATTCAAGAGGGATTGAATCATACAGTAAAAAATACAGGGTTGATGGGTCGTTGGCAGGTTTTACATGAAAATCCAAAAGTTGTTTGCGATACGGGCCATAATAAAGAGGGGTTGCAAATAGTGATGGAGCAGCTTGCGAAAGAAGATTTTCAAAACCTCCATATTGTTATTGGTGTTGTAAGCGATAAAGATTTGGATTCGGTGTTACCGCTGTTTCCGAAAAGTGCTATATATTATTTTTGCAAACCAAATATTCCCCGGGGTTTGGATGCCTCATTGTTATTGACAAAGGCCAGGGGTTATGGGCTGGTGGGCGAGGAATATATTTCAGTGTCAAAAGCATATGGAGCTGCACTTAATACGGCTTCAGCAAAGGATTTAATATTTGTTGGGGGCAGCACTTTCGTGGTGGCAGAAGTTTTATGA
- a CDS encoding T9SS type A sorting domain-containing protein — protein MFMQRAYPNGQLNTAAYSEAIRWKKQIADRNNVNEIWQFSGPLNIGGRITDIEIPSTQPEVYYVGAASGGIFKTINSGDDWTPIFDEQQMLSIGDIEISKNNNNILWVGTGEVNAGGGSLVYDGDGIYKSTDGGATWQSKGLPDIGSVGKIVLDPSNDNTAFVGAMGPLFRNSTNRGVYKTTNGGDSWQQVLFVSDSTGVIDMAIHPTNGNIVYAASWERIRRPNNRQYGGITSGIYRTTDGGSNWTELTTGLPSLASQKGRISIDISQSNPNVLYTRYADATGNIQGVYKTTNGGDTWTAVNSGQLTDVGFHWWFGGIFIDPTDENTIYNVDFEVQKSTNGGMSWSDSFSNVHVDQHAMAFNASVPGEILLGNDGGLYYSTNGGSSAVKDVKLPITQFYRMHVDAQNENKIYGGAQDNSTSRTQTGGLTDWNIIYGGDGFQPLVDPTNTNVIYALYQYGALGKSTNNGTSFSNATNGISGGDRKNWDTPITFDPSNSQTLYYGTNRLYKTTNAAATWTAISPDLTDGPHPGNLTYGTITTISVSPLDNEIIFVGTDDGKAWVTQNGGSNWTDISAGVPNRWVTKILASREDPNTVYLTLSGYRYGEDVGHVYKSTDLGNNWFDISTSLPDIPVNDIVQDSFGNLFVGTDVGVMATADEGVNWNVLGENLPSVVVTDLHIHEGSQFLFAATFGRSIYKIDISNDILSQNEAVFSSEVKVYPNPASQMVKISKASISEKSSVSIYDVMGRVVKQLDFKEKQLQFSVENFQPGIYYLKISEGKEQTTKKLIIK, from the coding sequence ATGTTTATGCAAAGAGCCTATCCAAATGGCCAATTGAATACTGCGGCATATTCTGAAGCAATCCGTTGGAAAAAACAAATTGCGGATAGAAACAATGTAAACGAAATATGGCAATTCAGCGGACCTCTAAATATTGGCGGTAGAATTACCGATATTGAAATTCCTTCAACCCAACCCGAAGTATATTATGTAGGGGCTGCCTCAGGAGGGATTTTTAAAACGATAAACAGTGGTGATGATTGGACGCCAATTTTTGACGAACAACAAATGCTTTCCATCGGCGATATTGAAATTTCAAAAAATAACAATAACATACTTTGGGTGGGTACAGGTGAAGTAAATGCTGGTGGAGGGTCTTTGGTGTATGATGGTGATGGAATCTATAAAAGTACTGATGGTGGCGCCACATGGCAATCAAAGGGGCTACCTGATATTGGAAGTGTTGGTAAAATTGTTTTGGACCCAAGTAACGATAATACCGCTTTTGTTGGGGCAATGGGCCCATTGTTCAGAAATAGCACCAATCGTGGCGTTTATAAAACCACCAATGGCGGCGATAGCTGGCAGCAGGTTTTATTTGTGAGTGATTCAACTGGGGTAATTGATATGGCCATTCATCCCACAAACGGGAATATAGTGTATGCGGCCAGTTGGGAACGAATCCGACGCCCAAACAATAGACAATACGGTGGAATAACCTCGGGAATATACAGGACTACTGACGGAGGATCAAACTGGACAGAACTGACCACCGGTTTGCCAAGTTTAGCTTCCCAAAAAGGAAGGATCAGCATAGATATTTCACAATCAAACCCCAATGTGCTATATACGCGTTACGCAGATGCAACGGGAAATATCCAAGGTGTTTATAAAACTACAAACGGCGGCGATACTTGGACTGCCGTCAACTCAGGTCAGTTGACCGATGTGGGGTTTCATTGGTGGTTTGGAGGAATTTTTATCGATCCCACGGATGAAAACACAATTTATAATGTAGATTTTGAAGTTCAAAAATCTACAAACGGAGGCATGAGCTGGAGTGATTCCTTTTCAAATGTTCACGTAGATCAGCACGCAATGGCGTTTAATGCTTCGGTACCAGGCGAAATACTTCTGGGGAATGATGGTGGACTTTATTACAGCACGAACGGGGGTTCCTCTGCGGTAAAGGATGTAAAACTTCCCATTACACAATTCTACCGAATGCATGTAGATGCACAAAACGAAAATAAAATTTATGGTGGCGCGCAAGATAACAGTACCAGCCGCACCCAAACAGGAGGTTTAACGGACTGGAATATAATCTATGGCGGGGATGGTTTTCAACCACTCGTAGATCCTACAAATACAAATGTTATATATGCGCTTTACCAATATGGCGCTTTAGGAAAATCCACCAACAATGGCACCTCCTTTTCAAATGCAACCAATGGAATTTCCGGGGGCGACCGAAAAAATTGGGATACGCCCATTACTTTTGATCCTTCCAATTCGCAAACGCTTTATTACGGTACAAATAGACTCTACAAAACAACAAATGCCGCGGCCACTTGGACTGCAATAAGTCCAGACTTGACAGATGGCCCACACCCCGGAAATCTTACATACGGAACAATAACGACGATTAGTGTTTCGCCTTTGGACAATGAAATTATTTTTGTGGGAACAGACGACGGAAAAGCTTGGGTAACTCAGAACGGAGGTTCTAATTGGACAGATATTTCTGCGGGAGTTCCCAACCGATGGGTTACAAAAATTTTGGCGTCTCGGGAAGACCCGAACACAGTTTATTTAACGCTTTCAGGATATCGATATGGAGAAGATGTGGGCCACGTTTATAAAAGTACTGATTTAGGAAACAATTGGTTTGATATTTCTACAAGTTTGCCAGATATTCCTGTAAATGATATTGTGCAGGATAGTTTCGGAAATCTATTTGTGGGTACCGATGTAGGCGTGATGGCTACTGCTGATGAAGGTGTAAATTGGAACGTTTTGGGTGAGAATTTGCCTTCCGTAGTGGTAACAGATTTGCATATCCATGAAGGGTCCCAGTTTTTATTTGCCGCAACCTTTGGGCGCTCAATCTATAAAATTGATATTTCAAATGATATTTTAAGCCAAAATGAAGCTGTGTTTTCTTCAGAAGTAAAGGTGTATCCGAATCCTGCCTCGCAAATGGTTAAAATTTCAAAAGCATCTATTTCTGAAAAATCTTCTGTATCAATATATGATGTTATGGGAAGAGTTGTGAAACAGCTTGATTTTAAAGAAAAGCAACTTCAATTTTCCGTTGAAAATTTTCAGCCCGGAATATATTATTTAAAAATTTCCGAAGGTAAAGAACAGACGACAAAAAAACTCATTATAAAATAA
- a CDS encoding T9SS type A sorting domain-containing protein, whose product MLRIPTSVFIAFCFIGCENFSEKDKTSSSGEKISNTEKKKDGKYPSDFMFMQRAYPSGEINTSAYSKAIKWKKQIANRSTANEIWEFAGPLNISGRITDIEIPTNQPEVYYVGAASGGIFKSINSGEDWMPIFDEQEKLSIGDIEISKNNNNLIWVGTGEGNGLGTFDGDGVYKSTDGGTTWESKGLPIIGSVGKIVLDPNNDNTAFVGAMGPLFKNSPNRGVYKTTNGGDTWQQVFFVSDSTGVADMAIHPTNGNIVYATSWERITKVNYYQYGGITSGIYRTTDGGTNWTELTNGLPNLASQKGRISIDISQSNPNILYARYADAVGNIQGVYRTSNGGDTWTEVNSSQLLNVGFHYYFGGIFIDPTDENVLYNADCIVQKSTDGGNSWSNSFQIAHVDQHAMAFKPSAPNEILLGSDGGLYYSSDGGNIAVKNLKLPLTQFYRMYVDAQNENKIYGGSQDNGTSRTQTGGLSNWNIIYFGDGFQTLVDPTDTRVIYALYQRGGLGKSTTNGVYFYDAITGISPSDRKNWDTPIAFDPANSQILFYGTNRLYKSINGAENWYAISPDLTDGPHSGNRTFGTLTTISVSQFDSQIIFVGTDDGKAWVTQNGGTNWTDISAGVPNRWVTKILTSKENANTVYLTLSGYKFGESIGHVYRSIDFGNTWIDISTSLPDIPVNDIEQDNFGNLFLATDIGVLASDNEGATWTVLGENLPSVLVTDLFIHENSEFLFAATYGRSIYKIDISGNILNTNGDSFATEIKVFPNPSSEMVTVSLKNPSKNSYLEVYDTMGRSVKKYNFDNKKEIHFSVESLQAGVYYLKISDENKQSTKKLIVK is encoded by the coding sequence ATGCTTCGTATTCCTACTTCCGTATTCATTGCTTTCTGTTTTATTGGCTGTGAAAATTTTTCAGAAAAAGATAAAACTTCTTCTTCGGGAGAAAAAATTTCAAATACTGAAAAGAAAAAAGATGGAAAATACCCGAGTGATTTTATGTTTATGCAACGTGCCTACCCAAGTGGCGAAATAAATACTTCCGCATATTCCAAAGCAATCAAATGGAAAAAGCAAATTGCAAATAGAAGCACGGCTAATGAAATCTGGGAGTTCGCAGGGCCTTTGAATATAAGTGGGCGTATTACCGATATTGAAATCCCTACCAACCAGCCAGAGGTTTATTATGTAGGGGCTGCTTCTGGTGGAATTTTTAAATCAATAAACAGCGGGGAAGACTGGATGCCTATTTTTGACGAACAGGAAAAGCTTTCCATCGGAGATATTGAAATTTCAAAAAACAACAATAATTTAATTTGGGTGGGAACAGGTGAAGGAAATGGTTTGGGCACATTCGATGGCGATGGAGTTTACAAGAGCACCGACGGCGGTACCACGTGGGAATCAAAAGGTTTGCCTATTATTGGAAGTGTGGGAAAAATTGTCTTGGACCCCAATAACGATAACACTGCTTTTGTTGGGGCGATGGGCCCACTTTTTAAAAATAGCCCCAACCGGGGGGTTTATAAAACCACAAATGGAGGGGATACCTGGCAACAAGTATTTTTTGTGAGTGATTCCACCGGAGTCGCGGATATGGCTATCCATCCAACCAATGGGAACATAGTTTACGCCACAAGTTGGGAACGGATAACCAAGGTAAACTATTATCAATATGGAGGAATAACCTCAGGAATATATAGAACAACGGACGGCGGCACCAATTGGACAGAGCTTACCAACGGTCTGCCCAACCTTGCATCACAAAAAGGCCGAATCAGCATAGATATTTCACAATCCAACCCAAATATATTGTATGCGCGCTACGCCGATGCCGTTGGAAATATACAAGGTGTTTATAGAACTTCCAATGGCGGGGATACTTGGACTGAAGTAAACTCCAGTCAATTATTGAATGTTGGGTTTCATTATTATTTCGGTGGAATTTTTATTGACCCAACGGATGAAAATGTACTCTATAATGCAGATTGTATAGTCCAAAAATCCACGGATGGCGGAAATAGTTGGAGTAATTCTTTTCAAATCGCCCACGTAGATCAACATGCAATGGCTTTTAAACCTTCAGCACCCAACGAAATTTTATTGGGTAGTGACGGTGGCCTTTATTATAGCAGCGATGGAGGTAATATTGCGGTAAAAAATTTAAAATTGCCACTAACCCAGTTCTACAGAATGTATGTTGATGCGCAGAACGAAAATAAAATATATGGAGGTTCGCAGGACAATGGTACAAGCCGAACCCAAACGGGGGGGTTGAGCAATTGGAATATAATTTATTTTGGCGACGGTTTTCAGACGTTGGTAGACCCTACAGATACAAGGGTTATTTATGCGCTTTACCAACGTGGAGGTTTAGGAAAATCTACTACCAATGGTGTTTACTTCTATGATGCTATAACTGGAATATCACCTAGCGATAGGAAAAATTGGGATACACCAATTGCATTCGATCCCGCAAATTCACAGATATTATTTTATGGAACGAACAGGCTTTATAAGAGCATAAACGGTGCGGAAAATTGGTATGCTATCAGCCCAGATTTAACGGATGGGCCACACTCTGGAAATCGCACTTTTGGAACGTTGACAACTATTAGTGTCTCACAATTTGATAGCCAAATTATTTTCGTGGGGACGGACGACGGAAAAGCCTGGGTAACCCAAAATGGCGGAACCAATTGGACGGATATTTCGGCGGGAGTTCCAAATCGTTGGGTCACCAAAATACTTACTTCAAAGGAAAATGCAAATACGGTATATTTAACGCTTTCCGGTTATAAGTTTGGTGAAAGTATTGGACACGTTTACAGGAGTATCGATTTCGGGAATACTTGGATTGATATTTCAACGAGTTTGCCGGATATCCCAGTGAACGATATTGAGCAGGACAATTTTGGAAATCTATTTTTAGCAACAGACATTGGCGTTTTGGCATCAGATAACGAAGGGGCAACCTGGACTGTTTTGGGAGAAAATTTGCCCTCGGTATTAGTTACAGACTTGTTTATTCACGAGAATTCGGAGTTTTTATTTGCTGCCACCTATGGCCGTTCCATTTATAAAATTGATATCTCGGGAAATATTTTGAATACGAATGGTGATTCTTTTGCCACGGAGATAAAAGTATTTCCAAATCCCTCTTCCGAAATGGTGACGGTTTCCCTTAAAAACCCTTCCAAAAATTCTTATTTAGAAGTTTATGATACAATGGGAAGATCAGTAAAAAAGTACAATTTTGATAATAAAAAAGAGATTCATTTTTCTGTTGAAAGCCTACAGGCTGGAGTCTATTATTTAAAAATTTCTGATGAAAATAAGCAGTCCACAAAAAAACTGATTGTTAAATAG